A window of the Trichoderma asperellum chromosome 4, complete sequence genome harbors these coding sequences:
- a CDS encoding uncharacterized protein (EggNog:ENOG41): MAVTPVWFITAASSGFGHAIAVSALRRGHIVIATARNPSRIQDLAAAGAHTLAFDVTSPLSTIEGVARDVFAKHGRVDYLINTAGFMLEAAIEEATPEEVYESFNTNVFGVTKTIRAFLPHMRAQELADNGVRGVVATFGSLGSWRGGAGGGVYAMTKWACSALAESLAPELEPFKIKATVVEPGYFRTGFLNPGTLVSSKVRIDAYEDESTPTGQMRRRLVATDGNQLGDVNKGAEVVVDMLSGTGVAKGRELPVRVVLGSDTEQVIRGKIESTNKILEEWSEVLRSTDHPSS, from the coding sequence ATGGCCGTCACGCCCGTCTGGTTcatcaccgccgcctcctcagGCTTTGGCCACGCCATTGCCGTCTCCGCCCTCCGCCGCGGCCACATTGTCATCGCCACGGCCCGCAACCCATCCCGCATCCAAGACCTCGCAGCCGCAGGCGCCCACACGCTCGCCTTCGACGTCACGTCCCCCCTCTCCACCATCGAGGGCGTCGCCAGGGATGTCTTTGCAAAGCACGGCCGCGTGGACTACCTCATCAACACTGCGGGCTTCATGCTCGAGGCTGCCATCGAAGAGGCCACCCCCGAGGAGGTGTACGAGAGCTTCAACACAAACGTCTTTGGCGTGACGAAGACGATCCGCGCGTTTCTGCCGCACATGCGCGCGCAGGAGCTGGCCGACAATGGAGTCCGCGGCGTGGTGGCCACGTTTGGCAGCCTGGGCAGCTGGCGGGGCGGTGCTGGCGGAGGAGTCTATGCCATGACCAAGTGGGCGTGCTCTGCGCTGGCTGAGTCGCTGGCTCCGGAGCTGGAGCCGTTCAAGATCAAGGCGACGGTCGTGGAGCCGGGCTACTTCCGCACTGGGTTCCTCAACCCGGGGACGCTGGTTTCGTCCAAGGTGCGCATTGATGCGTATGAGGACGAGAGCACGCCCACGGGACAGATGAGGAGGCGCCTCGTGGCGACGGATGGAAATCAGCTGGGCGATGTGAACAAGGGGGCCGAGGTTGTGGTGGATATGCTGTCGGGCACGGGCGTTGCAAAGGGGCGCGAGCTTCCTGTGAGGGTTGTGCTGGGGAGTGACACGGAGCAGGTGATTCGGGGCAAGATTGAGAGCACCAACAAGATTCTCGAGGAGTGGAGTGAGGTTTTGAGAAGCACCGACCATCCTTCCAGCTAG
- the KYN1 gene encoding Kynureninase 1, with translation MSVLARLQPPKQLPKPTRAFNRAFAFSPRARARNLTFLGNGSINNSRANSINNMDLSAFVERLRSGAPPKFPADADSLQFAQKLDSQDSLRHLRDEFILPTKGSLKKRALDGTIPGELNNGTNSVNGVNGTSADAEQGIYFVGNSLGAQPKAVREHVLAQLETWASVGVNGHFLDMGKSPLVQWQDMAEDCAKKSADLVGASPDEIVYMSTLTVNLHMMMASFYKPDAKRHKVILEWKPFPSDHYAIESQIVWHGHDPAKSMIKIEPDDDFIISTEKVLATIDEHAESTALILLPGIQYYSGQLFDIPRITAYAKERGIVVGWDLAHAAGNVELKLHDWDVDFACWCTYKYINAGPGATAGAFVHERYGKVDFTNDPENPTYRPRLAGWYGGDKRVRFNMANTFVPTAGAAGFQVSNPSALDLASVAAALSIFNKTSMHDLRSKALVLTAYAEHLLDKINADSNAAQPFFRIITPRDPARRGTQLSVLLREGLLDSIAQALEAHGVMCDKRKPDVLRVAPVPLYSRFEDVWKFMQILRGALGL, from the exons ATGTCTGTTCTCGCTAGACTTCAGCCCCCAAAGCAGCTTCCCAAACCAACGAGGGCGTTCAATAGAGCATTTGCATTCAGccccagagccagagcccgCAACTTGACTTTTCTTGGTAacggcagcatcaacaatAGCAGggccaacagcatcaacaataTGGACTTGTCAGCGTTTGTCGAGCGCCTCCGTAGCGGCGCCCCGCCCAAGTTCCCGGCGGACGCAGACTCTTTGCAATTTGCCCAGAAGCTAGACTCCCAGGATTCGCTGCGACACCTGCGAGACGAGTTCATTCTACCCACCAAGGGCTCATTGAAAAAACGAGCGTTGGATGGCACCATTCCCG GCGAGCTGAACAATGGCACCAACAGTGTCAACGGAGTCAACGGGACATCAGCAGACGCCGAGCAGGGCATCTATTTTGTTGGCAACTCGCTGGGCGCCCAGCCAAAGGCCGTACGGGAGCATGTCCTTGCCCAGCTAGAAACCTGGGCGTCAGTCGGCGTCAATGGCCACTTCCTGGATATGGGCAAGTCGCCCCTGGTTCAATGGCAAGACATGGCCGAAGATTGCGCCAAAAAGTCTGCCGATCTCGTTGGTGCATCTCCAGATGAGATTGTCTACATGAGCACCCTGACGGTGAATCTGCATATGATGATGGCTAGCTTCTACAAGCCCGACGCAAAGAGGCACAAGGTCATTCTGGAGTGGAAGCCCTTCCCCAGCGACCACTATGCCATTGAGAGCCAGATTGTCTGGCACGGCCATGATCCGGCCAAGAGCATGATCAAAATTGAGCCGGACGACGACTTTATCATCTCCACAGAAAAGGTGCTGGCCACCATTGATGAGCATGCAGAATCCACCGCCCTGATTCTGCTCCCCGGTATCCAGTACTACTCGGGCCAGCTCTTCGATATTCCCCGCATCACAGCCTACGCAAAGGAGCGGGGAATTGTGGTCGGATGGGACCTCGCCCATGCGGCCGGTAATGTGGAACTGAAGCTTCACGACTGGGATGTCGACTTTGCTTGCTGGTGCACATACAAGTACATCAACGCGGGGCCGGGAGCCACCGCCGGTGCGTTCGTGCACGAGAGGTATGGCAAAGTCGACTTCACCAACGATCCCGAGAACCCAACTTACCGGCCACGTCTGGCGGGTTGGTACGGAGGCGACAAGCGGGTCCGCTTCAACATGGCCAATACCTTTGTCCCTACGGCGGGCGCAGCTGGATTCCAGGTGTCGAACCCATCGGCCCTGGATTTGGCCAGCGTTGCAGCGGcgctctccatcttcaacaaGACGAGCATGCACGATTTGCGGTCCAAGGCCCTCGTGCTGACGGCCTATGCCGAGCACCTGCTGGACAAGATCAATGCGGACTCCAACGCCGCCCAGCCCTTTTTCAGGATCATCACTCCTCGAGACCCTGCCCGGCGTGGCACACAGCTGAGTGTGTTGCTGCGAGAGGGTCTCCTGGACAGCATCGCCCAGGCACTGGAGGCCCACGGAGTGATGTGCGATAAGCGGAAGCCAGACGTGCTGCGCGTGGCACCGGTGCCGCTATACAGCCGATTTGAGGACGTCTGGAAGTTTATGCAGATTCTGCGAGGCGCTTTGGGTCTTTGA
- a CDS encoding uncharacterized protein (EggNog:ENOG41), protein MSRNIRQKYPAAAAKAQKRRRLSESSSSIDLSDDEGYSAVEDISDSEDNDEEDVIAVEEETILLEGLPISSHAPRPLSDDEDEEDGEEEEDEADEEEEEEDEDADNASWAGILSDVEDGQASDFYHDSNPLVSDPIIERHVRFDVPDSDSDSTETEDDHADLFPDIFVSQNSLDPAFRKEIEHDTDESSGSNSFWDYHGHYEEEGGDDSESEAEEIVRQLSDDETVAAVPTPDATNVPESFTPTFEESLELDGYESDGDTTDEEDIPEPVIRKKARRLSSAVSDEASDSEADSPVKPERGQPRVGRFKLDRSDKKPIAVLNPLTRKMMIFTPHRRRHLDLSPEQFNFPWAIEEQATPLLSDSANMMLSAMFSSNTFGDFINAQAMGPAEAFFPFPAETNGDDSSTSPSTDGEDEDEEKLDINDFITFGEAANDESSGDEGENDKWGASPKRPATASGDMGALSHLNSDTVGAFRRNQINQQLILSNQATQDSLAFSGPYNYTALRGLKSDRFDTAAVPLTPIRRHKKQINESTRGSLESTSTKRKASGEAGGSNHKRHRSISDVNYLRI, encoded by the exons ATGTCTCGCAATATTCGTCAAAAGTATCCCGCAGCTGCGGCTAAAGCCCAAAAGCGTCGACGTCTTTCGGAGTCGTCGTCCTCTATCGATCTctctgatgatgaaggcTACTCAGCTGTGGAAGATATTAGCGACTCTGAGGACaacgatgaggaggatgtaATAGCGGTCGAGGAGGAAACGATACTCTTAGAGGGTTTACCTATTTCCTCTCACGCTCCTCGACCGCTGtcggatgacgaagatgaagaagatggagaagaagaagaagacgaagctgatgaagaagaggaagaggaagacgaagatgccgACAATGCAAGCTGGGCCGGCATACTGTCagatgttgaagatggccaagCATCTGATTTCTATCACGACTCGAATCCTCTAGTCTCGGACCCCATTATAGAACGACACGTCCGTTTCGACGTACCGGATAGCGACTCAGATTCCACTGAAACAGAAGACGACCACGCCGATCTTTTCCCTGACATCTTTGTCTCACAGAACTCTCTCGACCCTGCTTTCCGCAAAGAGATTGAACATGATACTGATGAATCGTCCGGTTCCAACTCATTTTGGGATTATCATGGTCActacgaagaagaagggggagacGACTCGGAGTCAGAAGCCGAGGAAATAGTACGGCAACTCTCGGATGACGAAACTGTAGCTGCCGTGCCGACTCCTGATGCTACCAATGTGCCGGAAAGTTTTACTCCTACCTTTGAAGAATCCCTAGAGCTTGATGGATACGAGT CTGATGGCGACACCACTGATGAGGAAGACATTCCTGAGCCTGTCATCCGGAAGAAGGCTCGACGTCTATCTAGTGCAGTGAGTGACGAAGCTTCAGACTCTGAGGCGGATTCACCCGTCAAACCAGAGCGCGGCCAACCTCGCGTGGGACGCTTCAAGCTGGATCGATCTGATAAAAAACCCATCGCCGTCCTCAATCCTCTGACTCGTAAGATGATGATATTTACTCCTCATCGACGGAGACATCTCGACTTGTCACCGGAGCAGTTCAACTTTCCCTGGGCGATAGAGGAGCAGGCAACTCCGCTGCTCAGCGACTCCGCCAACATGATGCTCAGTGCCATGTTCTCTTCCAATACATTCGGAGACTTTATCAATGCTCAAGCAATGGGACCTGCGGAAGCattcttccccttccctGCCGAGACCAACGGAGATGATAGCTCAACATCTCCAAGCACGGatggcgaggatgaagatgaagagaagcttGATATCAACGATTTTATCACGTTTGGTGAAGCTGCCAATGACGAATCATCTGGTGATGAAGGTGAAAACGACAAATGGGGTGCATCCCCGAAGCGTCCAGCCACGGCTTCTGGTGATATGGGAGCGCTGTCACATCTCAATTCAGATACTGTTGGCGCCTTCCGCCGCAATCAGATTAACCAACAGCTGATCCTGAGTAACCAAGCAACTCAGGACTCACTAGCTTTCAGCGGTCCATATAACTACACCGCTCTTCGAGGCCTTAAATCTGACCGTTTCGATACTGCGGCTGTGCCTTTAACACCCATCCGACGAcataaaaaacaaataaacgAATCGACCCGGGGCTCTCTGGAGTCAACCTCGACAAAGCGTAAAGCTTCGGGCGAAGCTGGCGGAAGTAACCACAAAAGGCACCGAAGCATTTCTGACGTGAACTATCTACGGATATAA